In Lycium ferocissimum isolate CSIRO_LF1 chromosome 7, AGI_CSIRO_Lferr_CH_V1, whole genome shotgun sequence, the sequence AGGGTCCTACTAAGGGACCAGACGTCTAcacaccgcgggcatgaacgaaCTCCAAGCAACGTAGGAGTCGgcacggataatgtactgaatatgtaaggcataaagacaacatgtataaatatgtatagaaatcatgaataagatctgaactcatgaGCTGAAATGACTATCCGCGTAAATCATCGTATGAACTAGTACGCATCCGTCGAATCCGTATGTCGAAAAGTACGGAGATcgcgtatatatataactagtAGGTACACACCTCATCACACATCATgtgccacaccttcacccccgtcaagtgtgcctttctcatgtatatacTCCAACAGAAATGGACCACTCAtagccacaccttcaccccccgTCAATGTGCCTTCACATATAGAACGTAATATCATAGGTCACACCTTCAGTAGAGAATTGTAGCGACCGTACCTCTAAGGACCTAAAGTGAATGCATAATGCAAGTAAATCGCCCAATTCTCAATAATATGATGACAATTTGCCTCTTCATTTTTAATAAACTAGTACTACTGTAAATCATAAGACGTATATGGGGAAACCGACGGGAACATAATCCGTATTTCTCTTAGTACTTATAAGAATAGCTGGAAACTCTTGCTTATCGGTTCATATCATacgatcatgccaagaaaaagaaggaataaccttaacataccttgatgtATATTAAATcgcccaacttctacttcttgaacttgtaaatctacaattaagataacataatgCTTAATTAGGCTACTTGCTTTGCTTACTAATCATCCCCAAGTTTGATATAAAGCTTAACGAATCATAGATGACCATCTCCTTTATAAGCTTACAATGATAGCGCCTATATATATCCAAATACACGTAAATCCATCCCTAATCATTTCTTTAAAATAGTCTCATGTCACTACCTTGCTCTTCATCAATCTatcacttccacaaatacccttTCTTTACTTATAATCACTAAAGTTGGTTGGTTGATAgaaaactcaaatacaagggtaggaatcatttacataccttgaggggtcaagaattccaagaatcactttaacttcaaatcccTAGGCTTCCCATTCTTGGAGAAAACCtaaaacaaccttcttcttctttacaagcttgggtttacggggtccgggtcttatCAAATCTTCACCACTATGTCATATATGTTGGGAGagcaaaatattagggttttctgatcTGGGAATAagagaaataagacataaagtcgtggaccatgtatttatactcggagaattaaatgcttCAGCGGTctggttcgacgagcgggtcgacgacccttCGACGTGTCGACAGTCCATCGACGTGCTCATCGACCCGTCGCAGCACGTGGCCGTGGAACCCTGTCAACGCTGCACAACGAAGGTCCGTTGACaggttcgacgacccgtcgaacACGACAGGTGTCTGCAAACTTTTTCGTTTCAATTCGGATTgcatcgattcgattcgttcaatcTAGATTCCGTAAATCATGAATTCCCGCCGATAACCATTgcacacggggtaagacactttctatctcccaAAACTCAGGCTCGGGTCTCAATTCCCAAGGCATACTCAACTAGGAATtcataagttctaccactacgaaaacGAGGGGTGTAATATTTACAAAGGGTTAGTAGCTCATACCTTAgcaataatattttttcaagtgAGCTATGttcatgttattatgagataatttcatcTCCAAGAGATTTCTAATTGGTATGAAGCTATCGGTTATTCCGATTATCTTATACGGTCATTCCCGCCGGCCCAAGCTTTTCATGTCTCAGATTCTTACTATGTAGGGTAATTTTTTGAAGCACTAAGTCCCTAACTTGGAAATGCCGAAGATTTGTTCTTCGATTGTAATATCTCCCCATTAGTTATTTTTGGGCTGCTAAATAGACCAACGCATTCTCGCGGAGTTCGTCTGCTAAAATCAAGATAATGCCGGCCATAATATCTTCATTTGACTCATTCACGTCGCATACCGAAACCTTAGGTTTCGGCTCCCCGGCTCTTATAGGAATTAAAGCCTTAGCAACATAAATTGGATAAAACGGTGTTTCTCCAGTACTTGACTTCGACGTCGTTCTGTAGGCCCATAGTACCTCCGACAAAACTTCCTTCCACTTCTGTTTTGACGACTTTAGTCGCTTTCTAAGATTTTGAACTATGGTCTTATTTGTTGACTGCGCTTGTCCGTTTGCACTCGGGAGATAAGGAGCTGACAAAatcttcttgatcttcaatccaTTGAGGAAGTCATTAACCTTATTGTTAATGAATTGTCGACAGTTGTCGCAAGTTATCTCGGCAGGAATACCGAACCGACAAATGATATAGTCCTAAATGAAGATAATGACCTCTTTCTCTTTGACTTTCTCGaaggcctgcgcttcaacccTTTTGGAAAAATAGTCAGCcataaacaaaatgaattgaGCCTTACCTGGAGCCCATGGCAAAAGATCGACAATGTCCATcccccatttcatgaatggccagGGGGATAGGACCGGATGAAGTAATTCCCCTAGCTGGTGGATCATCGGTGCATGCTTTTGGCATCCATCACATTTTTGAACAAAATTTTTTGCGTCCTCCTCTATCCGGTTCTAGTAATACCCCGCTCTGATTATCATTCGGACCAAGGCTTCGGCCTCCGAATGATTACCATAGGTTCTTTCATGGATCTCCCGTATCACATAATCTATTTCTCCGGACCCCAAGCATTTACCTAAAGGTCCGTAGAAAGTTCGGCGACACAACTAGTCATCGACCAAGTAGAATCTCGTAGCTTTGGTTCGAAGGTACCTCGATTCCTTAGGGTCGGCGCCCATCATGAGCTTCCATTCTCATAAGTAGTCTATGTATTTATTACGCTAATCCCATGTCAAGTTTATTGTATTTATCTCGGCGTGGTCATTTTCTGCAGCCGAGTTTATCAACTGAACAACCGTGCCAGAATTGAATTCCTCTGCTTTGACCGACGAATCTAAGTTGGCCAATGTATCCGCTTCATTGTTTCGCTCTCTCAGTACATGTTGTATAGTCTATTCTTTGAAACAGTGTAGGACTACTTGAATTTTTTCTAGGTATCTCTGCATTCGTTCGTTTTTTACTTCGAAAACACCGTTGACTTGGTTCACAACCAGGAGGGAGTCACACTTTGCTTTGATGACTTCAGCCCTTAAACTCCAAGCCAATtacaaacctgcaatcatagcttcatactcggcttcattgttagtcaattttaaaGTTCTGATTGATTGTCGAATAATATCACATGCGGGGGCCTTAAGAATAATCCCCAATCCGGACCCTTTCACGTTTGATGCTCCATCCGTGTACAGGGTCCAGATCCCTGCGGTTTTTCTCGAGGTTAGCAAAAGCTCTTTTTCTACCTCGGGAACCATTGCTGGGGTAAAATTCGCTATAAAGTCGGCTAAGATTTGGGATTTTATAGCCGTTCTAGGTTTATACTCGATGTCATAACCCCTTATTTCTACGGCCCATATTGTTAACCTACCCGACAACTCTGGTCTATGTATGATATTTTTTAACAGGTAAGTGGTTACTACACATACGGGGCGGCATTGGAAATAAGGTTTCAGTTTCCTAGAAGCACTTATCAAGGCTAATACTATTTTTTCGAAGTGAGGATAATGCGTCTCTGCATCCCCTAATGTTCTACTTACATAATAGATAGGGAATTACATACCTTCTTCTTTTCGGACCAATACACCACTTACTGCGACCTCGGATATTACCAGATATAAGAACAACTGTTCATTTGCTTTCGGTGTGTATAGCAAAGGTGGACTTGACAAATCTTCCAAAGCTCTTTGACACTCTGGTGTCCGcacgaagtcattcttcttccttagcAATGAAAAGAAATAGTGATTTTTATCCGAAGATCTTGAAATAAACCGGCTCAGAGCCGCTATTCTTTCGGTTAACATTTGCACTACCTTCACGTTGTTAACCATTTCAATGTCTTCAATGGCCTTAATTTTGTCCGGATTGATTTCAATCCCTCGGTTCGACACCATGAAGCCCAAGAACTTCCCCGATCTAACACCGAAGGCACACTTCTCCGagttcagcttcatgttgtatttttgAAGTATATTTAAGGTTTCCGGCAAATGGTTTAAATGTTCCTCTGTTTAAAGGGACTTAACtagcatgtcatcaatataaacctcCATTATTTTAcctatttgttcttcgaacattcaGTTAACTAGGCGTTAGTAAgttgcaccggcattttttaatccgaatgACATTACATTATAGCAATAAGTCCCATATCAGGCTATAAAAGGAGTTTTCTTTTGATCCACTGGATCCATTCGAATCTGGTTGTACCCAGAGTAGgtatcgagaaaacttaacatctcatgtcCGGCCGTCGCATCCAATCATTCGATCAATGTGAGGCATAgggaatgaatccttcgggcatacTTTGTTCAGATCCttataatcaacacacattataaatttattacctttcttcGACATGACAACGACATCAGCTAACCAGTCCGAGTATTTAACCTCTCGGATGaaacctatttttaaaagctttgttagcTCTTCTTTGGCGAAGGCATGCTTTACTTCGGCCATCggtcttcttttttgtttcaccGGGCAAGACTTTTTATCGAGGCTTAACTTATGCGTCGTTACTTCCGGTGACacacctgtcatgtctaaatgggaccatgcaaaacaatcggcgttagcttgaagaaatttaattaacttacgcctgagctccgaggttaaccccgtgcccaggtatacctttttATCCGATAGGTGCAGAAACTGGATAATCTATTCTAGCTTCTCTATGGTAGACTTGTTTGCATCCGAATCATCCGGTAGCACGAATGATCTGGGCACACTGAAATCATCTTCTTCGAAGCTCAGGCtcatctcttctttttctttatccgAGCTGACCGCGCCTCCATTCTTTAATTGATATTTAATATCTTTGCCTTTGGTTGattcaataattttttggaCCGGTTCCTTCTAAATGAGGGGGTGCCTCTTCAACCGCGAATATCTCCCTTGCCGCGGGTTGTTTATTATAGACCATTTTTATCCCTTTTGAGGTCGGGAATTTTAGCATTTGATGCAATGTCAAGGGTACTGCCCTCATGCTATGAATCGACAGTCTGCCAAGCAACTTATTATACTTCATCTCACCCTCGATGACATAGAACAACGTTTGCTAAATAGTACTGGCGATGTCGATTGGCAAAGAGATATCTCTATTGGTAGTTGTACTTACCATATAGCTACCGGAACAATTTGGTCTAACGGTCCCAATTGTTCTTCCACTCCCTATTGGATAATATTGGCCAaactacctgggtcaatcaaaatacgtttaacttgaaatttaataataagaatagaaattaccaacaCATCATTGTGTGGTTGAATGGTGCCTTCTGCATCCTCATCGTTGAAAGAAATAGATCCCTCGAGCACATAATCCCTGGTCCGCTTCTCTCAAACAATTGAAACCTTTGTCCTCTTTATCATCGGTCCTCGTGGCATGTCCGTTCcatcgattatcatattgatcacGTGTTGTGGCTCTATGGGCTCGACCTGTTTGTGATTTTCCCTGCCTTTGTAGTGTCTTTTGGCTCGGTCACTCAAGAATTCGCGAAGGTGATCATTTTTTAACAACCAAGCCACCTCCTCTCTCAATTGGCGACAGTCCTCGGTCTGATGGTCATGAGTTTTATGATACTCACATATCACGTTTGGATCTCTTTGAGCTGGATCGAATCTCAATGGTCTCGGCCACCTGGCATCCTTGATATGGCCAATGGTCGAGATAAGATGTAATTGTTAATGTTAAAGTTGTACTCTAATAACCTCAGGCTGTCCCCATTGTTGCCGACCACCGGTATCTCACTCTTAAACAACCAAACCTCGTTTGATCGCGATCGGCGTACGCTCGTCACCCCTACTCGAAAGACGATCGTAGGGCCGCTTCTTCCCCTATCCGACCTAAAGCTGGATTTCTCCGGTTGAGCATATGGTCGGTACCTCTTCTTATTCGATGGCCTTATCTCTAGTTCAAAAATCCTCCTCGAACTTTCAGAATTCTTACTTCCTTTTATCGGCCCGGGGGGAAGTTTAAGTTgatcatcctctacccgaatcttggATTCGTACCTGTTATGGACATTGCCCTAAGTTACTGCCTCGTATTCTAAcaagttttcctttaatttgaACGAGGCAGTTGAGCTTCAGGGATTGAGACCCTTAGTAAAGGCTTGAGCTGCCCACTCCTCCGGGACCGGAGGGAGTTCCATTCATTCTTTTTGGAACCTGTTCACGAACTCTCGGAGTAGCTCGTTATCTTTTTGGGTGATTTTGAAGATGTCCGCTTTTCTTGTCTGTACCTTCTTGGCCCCGGCATGGGCCTTGATAAACGCATCTGTGAGCATCTCAAAAGAAATGAtggaatgctcgggcagatggtcgTACCAGGTCAGTGCCCCATTAGACAGTGTTTCACCGAACTTTTTTTAATAATACTGATTCGATTTCAGCTTCTTCAATGTCGTTCCCCTTTATGGCACCAGTATACGAGGTCATATGCTCCTGCCGGTCCGTCGTCCCATCATATTTCGGGATATCTGGCATTTTGAACCTTTTTGGGATCAACTTCGGAGCCGCACTCGGAGGGAAAGACATTTGAATGTATCTCTTTAAGTCCGGTCCTTTTAGGATCGGGGTTGCCCCCGGATCTGATCCACTCGAGAGTTGTACGTTTCCACCCATTTTTCAGTGGATTCGACCCGTTTAGCCAGTGTTTCGAGCATTTTCAGGACCTCGGTAGATGCATTGACCCCGATCCGTTAGCGCTATCAACTACCTGGGCTTCCTCTCACTTTGGCTCGATAACCCTATTTAGCGCTACCGATGATATTCTGTTGTTTTTCTTTTGCTGCTGAGCAATAGCCATTTGTTcttcctgcaacatttcaagtATCAAATGTAAGATAATTTCATCCACAACATACGACGTCTTTTGGTCTTGTGCCCGAAGCAAAGTAGCTGAATTGTTGCTATTTAAAGGATCTATGGCCGGAAAGGCAGCATTGTCCTGGTTGACGGTATTCTGGTTAAGGCTTTCGGTCAATTTGACAGCATTTAGGTTGGCTGGGTCAGCAAGGGGTGCGTTTGGGTTTGGTAGCTCGGTGTTGTTGTCGTTTTCAGCGACTATCTCGTTGTTGTTCACGTGCTCGGATTGACCAATGCTTACTATCTTGAATGTATCTAAAACACAAACTTTCAAAGAACAAGTGAAACAGGGAGTCGTAAATTaatcaccactattatcctagacCCCATGGTGGGCGCCAAATTGTTTACCCGTAAAAatggtaacaattaaatttgtaattgGTTTATAGGATATGTGGTTTGATTAATAGGTTACGTATGACAATAGTACGCAAATGGTAAACGTATATTGATGAATAATAGTAAATAAAGCTTAAGAAGCCAAATTTATGAACTCTGAGAACTGATCCGATTTTGGAGATTGCTTCTTTAACCCGGGCCAATCACTTAAGAAAGTTCCACTGCCTCTTTTTCAGATTATAAGGAGAAGAATAATGAAAAGCTAACCTTAAAATAAAGGAGGTACACCCCAATTTATAACTACAAATAGATGGGCCTTAGTACGATCTAAAAAAGGTCTTTCTAagaaaatcctaaaatgaataAGGCGGCCCGTCAATGCGCCATTCCGACACCCGTCTTGTTATCGAACCGCTGAATCTGGCCAAGTGACGTGTGGCCCGGCCCTGCCGTATACCCTAGCCTACGTTAGTGTGCTCGCCCGATGCAGTTTTCTGTGCTTATCAACATACCCTTGGTTTTGACACTCAGTTGAATGAACTCACAACCCCTCGGTCCTCGTTCCCTTCAATTCCCAACGACCTCATTCTTCTTCGATCTCGTACCGGATAGCTGTAACATTTACTCCGGTTCTTACAGCATACAAATTGCGTCGtttttttaccgtatacagatttAGAAATTAACAAAgttaaaaattcatgaaatatttcatatttttgaaaaaacaacTGAATCAGGAAATATTCGAAATAAAAATAGGAAACTGACCTATGAACTTGTAATGCCTTAGATGGCTAGAAATTATGATGAGGTGGGGATAGCCTTGACAATATGATTGGTACATGAATATGAATATCCATGTGCCACTCCTACTCTTTCTAGAAGGAAATTCTGGGCAAATATTCCTTACGCAACATTCATCCATCTTGATATTCCTCTTCTTCAATCATAGCCGTCTATTCCGTTTTTACAATGATAACTATGATTCGATTCTATATAAAGCATAGCGACGAAGTCaagaaatcaaataagggaattaAATGATTTTATGTCATGTGAAttcaataacatatatatttgtattaaaactTGAGGTGTGAGTTCGGttatcatatatttgtattaaaactCTTTGTTAAATacatacaaattattaatttagaatctagtaactttaaagaattagaatATTGGCCACAACCTTAAATCACTGGTTAAGATACTCCGTTAATAAATATACAAACAAACTTATTTTTACAAGAAATCATCTTTTTTTACTTGTATATAAATGTCTGCGCTAATCATGCTTATTccaaaataaaagtaaaagtacaagaaattcatattttttttacttgtaTATAAATCTCTGCAAtgacaaaaagaaaatcatCTAAAGCATAAGATTTAAGGAATCCGTATTACCAATAGAGTAAAAATTTATATTCCAAAATAATTGGTATTACCTACCTGTATAGAATTTATTCCACTGACTTAGAAGCCAACACAATGTGCTTTTTCTCAAACCCAAAGTTTTACGGGTGTGCTTGGTATAATAAAAGACATTTTTAGTGTGTTTAGTTATGAGAAATTTTTTTCAAGGTGAAGATGATTCtgaaagtaatttattttataataaatttaACTTTATATTACTTGTTTCAATAAACACCATACATTTTTTTGCGTAatttttaatcttaaaaaaattcatcaaaacGCTATACGATTAGTTAATATTAAAAAAGAGTTAGTCTGATGCACAAACATATCCTGTGTTTATATAGCATTCAGAAAGAGATGGTAATAttattattcaatttttaatatagatattttttcaaaaatatttttgtactgATTAATCAAACACCAAGTTTAAGAAAGACTTTTCATTTGCATAAATATTAAAATGACTTTAATTATACCAAGCACACTAATATGAAATTACTCTAAAAAGTCAAAGAAAAGGATATTAACTTTCCGTCTAAAACCACCGCCACCTGAGTAGCAGCCTTCCacttcatcttttaattcctcTCGTGTTCCCCAGGTGATCTTATATTATTATCCCCATAATAACCAGTTCTGTTCACCCCCACATCCAATGGCAGCTCTTTAAACTCGAAACTGCTGcaatttttcaaccaaaatTGAACACGTGCGAGAAACAGCCTCAGCCACGAATCGTGTAATCACGCGCCGTAAGATGCACGTTTGGAATGTTTTAACCAAAATGGTCTTAAACGAGTGTCTGACACCCTGAGGTAAGATAAGTAAATAAGCTCTGGTGAAAGCAATATTTTGATACCCACCAATAGCATCAGCCACCACAAATACACATAGCAACAAAATCTAACGTTCCTCTCACCATAACGGCATAACATCTATTTTCTTCCTTCCTCCACTCGCCGCCTCACTCCGTCGACGTTCATGGGTGCAACTGAACCTGTAAGTCCAGCTCcaatatttcatttcatttcctgcaattttttttttttttttttgtaataaaaagTGAAATTAAATTAATGACGCGCAAGGGTTGGCTGAGTGGTTTTTCCAGATGGAAAATCTGGAATCGATTCGCCTCATCGGCAGCCTTTTCAGTTAGCTCATCGTATCAGGCTTGCGAGGCACCCGAAGAATAGCTGCTGCGGGTCCAATAAGAACgtgaaattaatatttttgtctTTGTATTTAGGTAGttgaggaagaaaatggagaaaaggAGAGGAAGATAcgaggagaaggagaagagagagatgTGGAAAAAGGTGAAATGAGCAGTCAACAAAGGGTGCCACCAGAGACAGTCAGTGAGAATTTTCACGTGTCGAGAATGCAAAGATTGAGTGCTACAAATCCTCTAAGGCTTGTAATGAATTCGGGAACTAGAGTTGCTTCTCCATCTCCTTATCAAGCTCCGGCACCACCTCCTCGTCATAAGCACCGTTATTTTCGGTCTCCTTTTCAGCACCGCCCTTCTCCAGCTCCGGCTCCGGCTCCGCCTCCTGCTGATTATCATCCTTCTCCGGTTATGGCACCGCCTCCGGCTGATTATCATCCTTCTCCAGCTCCGGCACCGCCCCCTGCTGATTATCGTCCCTCTCCGGTTATGGCTCCGCCTCCGGCTGATTATCGTCCCTCTCAGGTTATGGCACCGCCTCCGGCTGATTATCGTCCCTCCCCGGTTATGGCTCCGCCTCCGGCTGAGTACCGTCCTCCTCCAGCGCCTTCGCAGACTCGCTCCACCCCTGCCATTACCCCTCAAGTATGTCTCTAAGTTTGATCAAAGTTTTAAAATCAGTTTATTTTGAGACGTGCTTTTTACaaaatcatctttttttttaaatgtatgaGAAACAGTTTgggtttaattaatttaagaatCACCTTTGCCAGCAATTAACGTTCATagaacttttaaaaagtgttttacgtgcattttttttaagaaaaatgtgcttttggaaaaaattaaactttttttttagcttctcaAAAACataatctttttatttattttttcctttttgagtgTGTTTGttaagaaggaaaattttccgaAGAtgttttttcagaaaataaatcATGTTTTGTGTTGGGTTGCTAAATGCTAATGTAGTTCATTAAAAGGGGACAACGCTGGGCAGAAGCCTTTTTTCCACAATTTTCTCaacttttaatttcattttattattatttaaaccAACACTTAGATATTAATATCGatctttaataattaaaaattcatCAAAATACGACCCATTTTCCTAATATTATTCACTATTTTAGTACATATGATTTGCATAAGATATTTTTCAATCTTCAAGCAAACAATGTATGTGTTGAAAAATAAGCATTTCCCGGAAGATATGCTCTGAAAAATGGCTTTGATCACACCAAACACATTTGTGtcctcaaaatttcattttttccatTATTTGAGTAGAAACTGAAAATATATTTCattggttttttctttttttgtttttttgtgtgAGCAGCAACCTTCAGTAATAACACTGAACTCAAGATCCTACACGAACAAGTTTTCACTTTTTCTGTTCCTTGTACACATGATTGCGGCAATTGGGCTAGTTTGTTTTCTTGTATTCAAAGGGGTACAAGGTCTACTAGAAGCAGGGGATGTacgaagaaaagaaaagaggttATTAAAGTATTTTCTACCACAAGTAGAAGCAGCTTCTCTACTTAGCATAATACTGGCATTTGTATGGCAAAAGGCATTGCGATTGTGGCCtacattcatgattcatttcgtAATTTGGGGTTCCTTTATCCTCACATTATCAGCTGGAATACTCTTGATTTGTTTCCAAAGACCTTCAACTGATGGTGTTGGAGTTGTGTTTATCATGTTTGCAATTGGCAATGGATTGTACTCATGTTGGGTGACACCAAGAATTaagttttgtacaaagatttTAATCAAATCTCTTGAACCTGTACCGAAATTCGGCGATTTGAACAGGCcaacttatataacactttttGCTGGATTTTTATGGATGTCATTGTGGATTTTGGCTGTGATTGGGGCTATAAATTTCTATTTCCCACcattggttattattttattggtTTTGAGCATGGCTTGGATTACTGAGGTGATGAGGAATGTGGTGAATTTGACAGTGAGTAGAGTGATTGCTCTGTATTATCTTAGAGGGATGCAATCTAGCACACAGTTTTGTTTCCAAAGGGCATTGTCTGTGAATCTTGGAAGTGCTTGCCTTGGTTCTTTGTTTGTTCCTGCAATTGAAGCTCTAAGGATTGTGGCTCGTGGGTTGAATTTGCTTGAGGGTGAAGATGAGTTCATGTTTTGTTGTGCTCATTGTGGATTGAAAATCATGGATTCTATCTTCAAGCGTGGCAATGGCTGGGCATATGTTCAGGTATTGC encodes:
- the LOC132063198 gene encoding uncharacterized protein LOC132063198, with amino-acid sequence MGATEPVVEEENGEKERKIRGEGEERDVEKGEMSSQQRVPPETVSENFHVSRMQRLSATNPLRLVMNSGTRVASPSPYQAPAPPPRHKHRYFRSPFQHRPSPAPAPAPPPADYHPSPVMAPPPADYHPSPAPAPPPADYRPSPVMAPPPADYRPSQVMAPPPADYRPSPVMAPPPAEYRPPPAPSQTRSTPAITPQQPSVITLNSRSYTNKFSLFLFLVHMIAAIGLVCFLVFKGVQGLLEAGDVRRKEKRLLKYFLPQVEAASLLSIILAFVWQKALRLWPTFMIHFVIWGSFILTLSAGILLICFQRPSTDGVGVVFIMFAIGNGLYSCWVTPRIKFCTKILIKSLEPVPKFGDLNRPTYITLFAGFLWMSLWILAVIGAINFYFPPLVIILLVLSMAWITEVMRNVVNLTVSRVIALYYLRGMQSSTQFCFQRALSVNLGSACLGSLFVPAIEALRIVARGLNLLEGEDEFMFCCAHCGLKIMDSIFKRGNGWAYVQIATYGKSFVKASQDTWELFQKREMETIVDSDMTSAICFLTGVCSGSICVIVVGAWTYTVYPNFTATLSLLSAYVGYLLTRIAMALPQACVSSYYVCYAENPDSRLFDETIPERLTSMKSDRDAIVPTPRSVRARFAR